The proteins below come from a single Nostoc sp. KVJ3 genomic window:
- a CDS encoding FHA domain-containing protein translates to MIVCPNCNHPNPDGAVQCEACYTPLPATTNCPSCGATVQADAAFCGQCGYNLHSAGVPHVHPTVATTVTPDVPVEVPPLVPPDPLLELLQPDALGIGGSSNSHPPASSLPPTEVTVPPQVAVTENSPPEPEPIVAAQPVVSVKSIPTPPPLELAPVSEAELPPPEIPAPTATVARTQLQQVTARLIHVQSDRLIELPQNLSVIHIGKQNDRIPPDIDVSGFPNSEVVSRIHADIRVEGDAHYVEDVGSSNGTYINNLPLLPGNRHRLRPGDRISLGKGDLITFLFQLS, encoded by the coding sequence ATGATTGTCTGCCCTAATTGTAATCATCCTAACCCTGATGGCGCTGTCCAATGTGAAGCTTGTTATACACCGTTACCCGCAACTACTAACTGTCCCAGTTGTGGGGCAACTGTGCAAGCAGATGCTGCATTCTGTGGTCAGTGTGGCTATAACCTTCACTCCGCAGGAGTTCCACACGTTCATCCTACGGTAGCTACAACAGTTACTCCCGATGTTCCTGTGGAAGTACCGCCGTTAGTTCCACCAGATCCATTGTTAGAACTTTTACAACCAGATGCTTTGGGAATAGGTGGTTCTAGTAACTCCCATCCTCCCGCTTCATCTTTACCACCAACAGAAGTGACAGTTCCACCACAGGTAGCTGTTACAGAAAACAGCCCCCCAGAACCAGAGCCAATCGTGGCCGCTCAACCTGTAGTTTCTGTAAAAAGTATTCCTACTCCACCACCGTTGGAACTAGCGCCAGTCTCTGAAGCTGAACTACCCCCGCCAGAAATACCAGCGCCAACTGCAACTGTTGCCAGAACACAATTGCAGCAGGTTACAGCGCGGTTAATCCACGTCCAAAGCGATCGCCTAATTGAATTACCGCAAAATCTCTCTGTAATTCATATCGGCAAGCAAAATGACCGGATTCCGCCAGATATAGACGTTTCAGGATTTCCCAATTCCGAAGTTGTCTCGCGGATTCATGCAGATATTCGTGTTGAGGGAGACGCTCACTATGTAGAAGATGTGGGAAGTTCTAATGGGACTTACATTAATAATTTGCCCCTTTTACCAGGGAATCGTCATCGATTGCGACCAGGCGATCGCATCAGTTTGGGTAAAGGAGACTTAATCACATTCCTATTTCAACTTTCTTAA
- a CDS encoding M50 family metallopeptidase translates to MREPSKNFEPLLTKEAPLVVERMGLTWLIAAAIATALLWQLPGGDYILYPFTILATWFHEMGHGLMALVLGGQFQKLQIFNNGSGVATYGIQSSSGPIIPAIIAAAGPMGPPIAGAALILASRSFTAATLCLKILGSFLLFSTLIWIRSWFGLIAIPLLGLIILGIAFKAPRWAQGFAIQFLGVQACVSTYHQLDYLFSSSAGPLGLSDTAQMQRYLLLPYWFWGGLMAITSLVILVQSLRVAYRSE, encoded by the coding sequence ATGAGGGAACCAAGTAAAAATTTTGAACCCTTGCTGACTAAAGAAGCCCCGCTAGTTGTTGAGCGCATGGGGTTAACCTGGCTAATTGCAGCAGCGATCGCAACTGCTTTACTATGGCAACTACCAGGAGGGGATTATATCTTATATCCGTTTACAATTCTGGCAACTTGGTTTCATGAAATGGGTCACGGCTTAATGGCACTTGTATTAGGCGGACAGTTTCAGAAATTACAGATTTTTAACAATGGTTCCGGTGTCGCAACTTATGGCATCCAGTCGTCATCAGGGCCAATAATCCCGGCAATAATCGCAGCCGCAGGGCCAATGGGGCCACCTATTGCCGGTGCTGCTTTGATTTTAGCTTCTCGCAGTTTTACAGCAGCAACCCTCTGTTTGAAAATATTAGGGAGTTTTTTGCTATTTTCCACATTAATTTGGATACGTTCGTGGTTTGGGTTGATAGCAATTCCCTTACTAGGTTTAATAATCTTGGGTATCGCCTTCAAAGCCCCTCGCTGGGCGCAAGGATTTGCCATTCAATTCCTTGGTGTGCAAGCTTGTGTGAGTACGTACCATCAACTCGATTATCTATTTAGTAGTTCTGCTGGCCCCCTTGGACTCTCTGATACAGCGCAAATGCAGCGATATTTGCTCTTACCTTACTGGTTTTGGGGCGGATTGATGGCGATCACATCCTTGGTGATTTTAGTCCAAAGTCTCCGTGTTGCCTATCGTTCGGAGTAA
- a CDS encoding Hsp70 family protein, whose protein sequence is MKAVGIDLGTTNSEVAIVENGQVRVLPGEDGDLILPSCVGFSNTGKVLVGREALRQYAAAPERTVKSIKRWMGTDHKTTLGDKEYLPHEVSAIILRALKQRAENALGETITQAVITVPAYFTDAQRQATKTAGEIAGLEVLQIINEPTAAALAYDLRSEDTERVVVYDLGGGTFDVSVVEITGEVTEVLATHGNNRLGGDDFDRLLQLYLADLFRKQHGVDVPDDAATQARLLRAAEQLKIDLSSHAFATVREGFLGSKGKTALHLETEVARIDLEKLIRPLLTETLEAIDRALIDANIESDEIDRIILVGGSTRIPLVQQMISEHLKQTPSDGIQPDLCVALGAALQAGVLVGESVDAILVDVIPHSLGIAAVVSTPMGIMPGYFSVIIPRNSVVPVSRSHVYSTVFDEQEVVEIEVFQGENAIAEENVPLGSFRVENLPPKPAGGIEVEVHFDFDLNGILTVTTTEKGKGQQGTLVVNNAGIEKLSSHELKQARADLDALFEFDETIEISTENPISTIDIAPELAALLDRAQQTLLTIDSEQAEELQDLLAQIENAIANKSAELPQLQEELSDFLYYASTNDE, encoded by the coding sequence ATGAAAGCAGTTGGTATTGACTTAGGCACAACAAATTCCGAAGTGGCGATTGTCGAAAATGGCCAAGTGCGAGTATTGCCAGGCGAAGATGGCGATCTGATTTTACCTTCCTGTGTGGGGTTTAGTAACACGGGGAAAGTGCTGGTAGGGCGAGAAGCACTCCGTCAATATGCTGCGGCTCCTGAACGCACTGTGAAGTCAATTAAGCGTTGGATGGGAACTGACCACAAAACTACTTTAGGAGATAAAGAATATTTACCTCATGAAGTTTCCGCGATTATTCTCCGGGCCCTAAAACAACGGGCTGAGAATGCTTTGGGAGAAACAATTACCCAAGCAGTGATTACAGTTCCAGCCTACTTTACAGATGCTCAACGCCAGGCAACTAAAACTGCTGGCGAGATCGCTGGTTTGGAAGTACTGCAAATTATCAACGAACCAACGGCGGCGGCTTTAGCTTATGATTTGCGCTCCGAAGACACAGAACGGGTTGTGGTTTATGACTTGGGAGGTGGTACTTTCGACGTGTCAGTAGTCGAAATTACAGGGGAAGTCACAGAAGTACTAGCTACTCATGGTAACAACCGCTTGGGTGGAGACGATTTCGACAGGCTTTTGCAACTCTATCTCGCGGATCTATTCCGCAAACAGCATGGTGTAGATGTACCAGATGATGCGGCTACCCAAGCGCGTCTCCTTCGAGCCGCAGAACAGTTAAAAATTGACCTGAGTTCCCACGCCTTTGCTACAGTTCGGGAAGGCTTTTTAGGTAGTAAAGGTAAGACTGCACTACATTTAGAGACAGAAGTAGCGCGAATAGATTTAGAAAAATTAATTCGCCCCCTATTGACAGAAACCCTAGAGGCAATTGACCGCGCCCTAATAGATGCCAATATTGAATCCGACGAGATTGACCGGATTATCCTAGTTGGTGGTTCCACACGCATCCCTCTAGTGCAACAAATGATCTCAGAACATCTCAAACAAACTCCCAGCGATGGCATTCAACCAGACCTTTGTGTGGCATTAGGAGCCGCTTTACAAGCTGGGGTGCTGGTAGGTGAATCTGTAGATGCCATTCTTGTAGATGTAATTCCCCATTCTCTGGGCATTGCTGCGGTTGTGTCTACACCAATGGGTATTATGCCAGGTTACTTCAGTGTGATTATTCCCCGCAACAGCGTTGTTCCTGTTTCTCGCTCTCATGTTTATTCCACCGTGTTTGATGAACAAGAAGTGGTAGAAATTGAAGTTTTTCAGGGAGAAAATGCGATCGCTGAAGAAAATGTTCCTCTCGGTTCCTTTAGAGTCGAGAATTTACCACCCAAACCAGCAGGAGGTATTGAAGTCGAGGTTCACTTTGACTTTGACCTAAATGGCATTCTCACTGTCACCACTACCGAGAAAGGCAAAGGACAACAAGGAACGCTAGTAGTAAATAATGCAGGGATCGAGAAACTTTCGAGCCATGAATTGAAGCAAGCAAGGGCAGATTTAGATGCCTTGTTTGAATTTGATGAAACAATTGAAATCTCAACAGAAAATCCAATCTCAACAATAGATATCGCTCCAGAATTAGCAGCACTTTTAGACCGCGCTCAACAAACACTTCTGACCATAGATTCTGAACAAGCAGAGGAATTACAAGACTTATTAGCCCAGATTGAAAATGCGATCGCTAATAAGAGTGCAGAACTACCTCAGTTACAAGAAGAACTCTCAGATTTTCTTTACTACGCCAGTACGAATGATGAATAG
- the rpsU gene encoding 30S ribosomal protein S21, with translation MTQIIVGDNEHIESALRRFKREVSKAGIFPDMRKHRHFETPIEKRKRKEIAKHRQGKRHFRT, from the coding sequence ATGACCCAAATAATAGTGGGTGACAATGAACACATTGAATCAGCCTTACGCCGATTTAAGCGAGAAGTTTCCAAGGCTGGGATTTTTCCAGATATGAGGAAGCATCGTCACTTTGAAACGCCTATTGAAAAACGTAAGCGGAAAGAAATTGCCAAGCACAGGCAGGGTAAAAGACATTTCCGCACTTAA
- a CDS encoding tetratricopeptide repeat protein — translation MSDSLPLRDRYLALIDEIVETTLKGKISSVEMVYQMLVKSITSGTGEVFELVLSDRLNALQSQVDNEKDELKKAKATRSLRAIKTIQSQWQRWQEQNKATVAIASAVAEITTSAVDERLAAFLRVTDPNQKYPLNLQQLQQLSKSLQQFAQVDGDLQQFSEGITRGLASWQRLQDNLLSWMYEQKEALGFGGVPGERGPWASWAKQLNSELPQALLRTLAMEQSVIEFAQRQRGITLRDWVEMALILQFLQRGLINWFDQQAYDVKAGPKLSISTFLTFAVIWSQLASGFGSIGTVYGDACSQIMLQILRTFAQRPYFPFYGGIFASFTGTYLRDALDYLDEPLRRDEGTQEKARILTLLGYSQRALGQYQRSLDFHQQALEIARNASDRPCEIANLNHLSRTYVQEKNYAEAINYSQRALILSRQAGDKTGEANALVNLGYSEVMQAQEVENLEPETYEAAINYLEQGLKLSEKLGDIQSKALCVSSLGIAYLVIRQHQTAIKYLEDGFKTAQFSGDLYLQGRNLAYLAEAYYHLQNSEKTVYTGCLGMYLLEQIASSEWHQPAGLLTILQGQIGAQAFQKFLEQHRPKIIAVIGVDGYDYIPKLLEVYKQDI, via the coding sequence GTGTCAGACTCTCTGCCATTGCGCGATCGCTATCTTGCCTTAATCGATGAAATTGTCGAAACCACCCTCAAGGGCAAAATTAGCTCTGTTGAAATGGTGTATCAAATGCTGGTTAAAAGCATAACTTCCGGTACAGGGGAAGTGTTTGAGCTAGTTTTGAGCGATCGCCTGAATGCCCTCCAAAGCCAAGTAGACAACGAAAAAGACGAACTCAAGAAAGCTAAAGCTACTCGCAGTTTGAGAGCGATTAAGACTATTCAAAGTCAATGGCAACGCTGGCAAGAGCAAAACAAAGCAACAGTTGCGATCGCTTCCGCAGTTGCAGAAATTACCACATCGGCCGTAGATGAGCGACTGGCGGCATTTTTACGAGTTACCGATCCTAATCAGAAGTATCCGCTAAATTTGCAACAGCTACAGCAATTATCAAAATCATTACAGCAATTTGCCCAGGTAGATGGGGATTTACAACAATTTTCTGAAGGTATTACCCGTGGTTTAGCTTCTTGGCAGCGATTGCAAGACAACTTACTCAGTTGGATGTATGAGCAAAAAGAAGCTTTGGGATTTGGCGGCGTACCCGGAGAACGCGGCCCCTGGGCAAGTTGGGCGAAACAACTCAATAGTGAGTTACCCCAAGCACTGCTTCGGACTTTGGCTATGGAACAATCTGTAATTGAATTTGCCCAGCGACAACGGGGAATCACCCTCAGAGATTGGGTAGAAATGGCATTGATTTTACAGTTTTTGCAACGGGGACTAATTAACTGGTTTGACCAACAAGCTTATGATGTCAAAGCCGGGCCAAAATTGTCCATTTCCACCTTTTTGACCTTTGCAGTGATTTGGAGTCAATTAGCAAGTGGTTTTGGCAGCATTGGCACTGTATACGGCGATGCCTGTTCTCAAATTATGCTCCAGATTTTACGAACCTTTGCCCAGCGTCCATATTTTCCCTTTTACGGCGGGATTTTTGCCTCTTTTACTGGTACTTATTTGCGAGATGCCCTAGACTATTTGGACGAACCATTGCGACGCGACGAGGGAACCCAAGAAAAGGCGCGGATTTTGACACTTTTAGGCTATTCTCAGCGAGCTTTAGGACAATATCAGCGTTCACTTGATTTTCATCAGCAAGCGCTAGAGATTGCCAGAAATGCAAGCGATCGTCCTTGCGAAATTGCCAATCTCAACCACCTCAGCCGCACCTACGTCCAAGAGAAAAATTATGCTGAGGCAATTAACTATAGTCAACGAGCATTAATATTGAGTCGGCAAGCAGGGGATAAGACAGGAGAAGCAAACGCCCTGGTAAATTTAGGTTACAGCGAAGTCATGCAAGCTCAAGAAGTGGAAAACCTCGAACCCGAAACTTATGAAGCTGCAATTAACTATTTGGAACAAGGTTTAAAATTATCAGAAAAATTAGGCGATATTCAAAGTAAAGCTTTATGTGTCAGCAGTCTAGGAATTGCGTATCTAGTAATTAGACAACACCAAACGGCGATTAAATATCTTGAAGATGGCTTTAAAACAGCACAATTTTCTGGCGATTTATATCTCCAGGGGCGGAACTTAGCTTATTTGGCAGAAGCTTATTATCATCTACAAAATTCGGAAAAAACTGTTTACACTGGCTGCTTAGGAATGTATCTTTTGGAGCAAATTGCTTCTAGTGAGTGGCATCAACCAGCAGGATTACTGACAATTTTACAAGGACAAATTGGGGCACAAGCTTTCCAAAAATTCTTAGAGCAACATCGGCCTAAAATCATTGCCGTTATTGGTGTAGATGGGTATGATTACATTCCAAAATTATTAGAAGTATACAAACAAGATATTTGA
- a CDS encoding GAF domain-containing protein: MTFNPEQDLSLYRHEESLLRRITNHIRRSLELEEIITVTTAEVRSLLKTDRVMIYKFHGDDSGQVIAESIYNNRLPSLLGLNFPADDIPLSARELFIKSRVRSVVNVDAQEIGQSQLRDLENGETISEEIRYRPVDPCHAEYLTAMGVKSSVIAPILYQDRLWGLLVSHNSQGRLISEYELEALQMVVDQLSVAITQSSLLTQVRKTAERETIVNRIATLLHSLPTIVLQPALEAAVAAFNGVGGRLCIRNAAFDFHNGNVTSLTECLIPGNTCIKLYICGQQPVMPEQTIYPLIEQYSIWQELYKSSNYDVWAISDIYSTPDLRSLQVAFQPTKIRSILTIPLLYRQQLLGYLSIFRNEIDTETLWAGQYDSDRRQLYPRRSFEVWRESKKAQVQKWTDEEIELARNLGKHFASAVQQHELQQQVQVFNENLEKQVKRRTVELQRTAEQEQAVFRVIAEIRESLDTDTIFQTTTKEVCQLIKADRVSVYRFDSNWGGEFVGDFEAASPYWSNESELGINTIWNDTYLQDTQGGRYRHNETFAVDDIYKMGFAKCHIDNLEQFQIHAFVLAPIFVGQKLWGLLATYQHTGPRQWKVSEVNFLNQIAAQMGVALQQAELLNQTREQTLDLQQAAEQQRVLFEVVAKVRESLDLDAIFQTTTQEICKSLQADRVAVYRFQADWSGEYIAEFVNDGWVKLVCSDTKIVWQDSYLQETQGGRYRHNETFAVDDIYQVGHSRCHVAVLEQIQAKAYAIAPIFIGQQLWGLLAAYQNFAPRHWEASEIKFITQIANQLGVALQQAQLHNQTKEQTQKLTQALHDLKQTQTQLIQTEKMSSLGQLVAGIAHEINNPVNFIYGNINHVNDYTQDLLSILDLYLQNCPNPNPEIRDRAFEIDLEFLIEDLPKTLSSMKIGIDRIRQIVLGLRNFSRLDEAEMKPVDIHEGIDSTLLILQHRLKAKPESPTIKLVKEYGELPLVECYAGPLNQVFMNVLSNAIDALEDYRVSTAQPHSSQITIRTAIAEMDGNVKSVIIRIADNGPGIPETIKARICDPFFTTKPVGRGTGLGLSISYQIIVDKHGGMFKCDSQPGLGTEFWIEIPVIQVTKS; this comes from the coding sequence ATGACCTTCAACCCCGAACAAGATTTGTCCTTATATCGCCATGAAGAAAGTTTATTACGTCGGATTACAAACCATATCCGCCGCAGCTTAGAGTTGGAAGAAATTATCACGGTGACAACGGCAGAGGTGCGATCGCTACTGAAAACTGACCGAGTGATGATTTATAAATTTCATGGCGATGACAGTGGCCAGGTCATTGCTGAGTCCATCTACAACAATCGTTTGCCGTCCTTACTAGGGTTGAATTTCCCGGCTGACGATATTCCCCTCAGCGCCCGTGAGCTATTTATCAAATCACGGGTGCGTTCTGTTGTGAATGTTGATGCTCAAGAAATTGGTCAAAGTCAACTGCGTGACTTGGAAAATGGAGAAACTATATCAGAAGAAATCCGTTACCGCCCTGTAGATCCATGTCATGCTGAATATTTGACGGCAATGGGAGTAAAGTCTTCTGTAATAGCGCCTATTCTCTATCAAGATCGGCTTTGGGGGCTTCTGGTATCTCATAATTCCCAAGGGCGTTTGATTTCAGAATATGAACTAGAAGCCCTACAGATGGTTGTCGATCAACTCTCAGTAGCGATCACTCAAAGTTCTCTCCTCACTCAAGTCCGCAAAACAGCCGAACGAGAAACTATCGTTAACCGCATTGCTACCCTGCTACATTCACTACCGACCATTGTATTACAACCAGCCCTAGAAGCAGCTGTTGCTGCCTTTAATGGTGTTGGTGGCAGACTTTGCATTAGAAATGCAGCTTTTGATTTCCACAATGGCAACGTAACCAGTTTAACAGAATGCCTAATACCAGGAAATACTTGTATCAAGCTTTATATCTGTGGACAGCAACCTGTAATGCCAGAACAAACTATATATCCACTCATAGAGCAGTATAGTATCTGGCAAGAACTCTATAAGTCTAGTAACTACGATGTTTGGGCGATTTCAGATATATACAGTACCCCTGATTTGCGAAGTTTACAAGTTGCTTTTCAACCAACTAAAATTCGTAGCATATTAACAATCCCACTCCTGTATCGTCAGCAATTACTAGGCTACTTAAGTATTTTCCGCAACGAAATAGATACAGAAACTCTATGGGCGGGGCAGTATGATAGCGATCGCAGACAACTCTACCCCAGGCGATCCTTTGAGGTTTGGCGCGAATCTAAAAAAGCCCAAGTTCAAAAATGGACAGATGAAGAGATTGAACTGGCTAGAAATCTCGGTAAACACTTTGCTTCCGCAGTTCAGCAGCATGAACTACAGCAACAAGTACAAGTCTTCAATGAAAACTTAGAAAAACAAGTTAAAAGACGCACAGTTGAGTTACAACGGACAGCTGAACAAGAACAGGCTGTGTTTAGAGTTATTGCCGAGATTCGAGAATCGCTGGACACAGATACTATTTTTCAAACCACAACTAAAGAGGTTTGTCAATTAATCAAAGCCGATCGCGTTTCCGTTTATCGTTTCGATTCTAATTGGGGTGGTGAATTTGTCGGTGATTTCGAGGCTGCTAGTCCATACTGGTCGAATGAGTCCGAATTAGGTATTAATACAATTTGGAATGACACCTACTTACAAGATACACAGGGAGGACGTTATCGCCACAATGAAACATTTGCAGTCGATGATATCTACAAAATGGGATTTGCTAAGTGTCATATCGATAATCTAGAGCAGTTTCAAATTCATGCTTTTGTGCTGGCACCGATCTTTGTTGGGCAAAAACTTTGGGGTTTGCTGGCAACTTATCAACACACTGGGCCTCGGCAATGGAAAGTCTCAGAAGTCAACTTTCTCAATCAGATTGCTGCCCAAATGGGCGTAGCACTCCAGCAAGCTGAATTACTCAATCAGACACGAGAACAGACATTAGATTTACAACAAGCAGCAGAACAACAACGGGTATTGTTTGAAGTTGTGGCAAAAGTTAGGGAATCTCTTGACCTAGATGCAATTTTTCAGACAACCACTCAAGAAATCTGTAAATCACTACAAGCGGATCGAGTAGCAGTTTACCGCTTCCAAGCTGATTGGAGTGGTGAATATATTGCCGAGTTTGTAAATGATGGCTGGGTAAAGCTAGTATGTTCTGATACTAAGATAGTTTGGCAAGATAGCTATTTGCAGGAAACCCAAGGTGGGCGATATCGTCACAATGAAACCTTTGCAGTTGATGACATCTATCAAGTTGGACATTCTCGATGTCATGTTGCAGTTCTAGAGCAAATTCAAGCCAAGGCTTATGCGATCGCACCTATATTTATTGGGCAACAGCTATGGGGCTTACTGGCAGCTTATCAGAACTTTGCACCCCGCCATTGGGAAGCCTCAGAAATTAAGTTTATTACTCAAATTGCCAATCAGCTTGGGGTTGCACTCCAACAAGCCCAACTGCATAATCAAACTAAAGAGCAGACCCAAAAGCTAACTCAAGCTCTCCATGATTTAAAGCAAACTCAAACCCAACTGATCCAAACTGAGAAAATGTCCTCATTAGGTCAACTGGTAGCTGGTATTGCTCACGAAATTAATAACCCGGTAAACTTCATTTATGGCAACATCAATCATGTCAATGATTACACCCAAGATTTACTCAGTATACTAGACCTCTATTTGCAAAACTGTCCTAACCCAAACCCTGAGATTCGCGATCGCGCATTCGAGATAGACTTAGAATTTCTGATTGAGGATTTGCCCAAAACTCTATCTTCCATGAAAATCGGCATCGATCGTATCCGGCAGATAGTCTTGGGTTTACGGAATTTCTCTCGCCTTGATGAGGCAGAAATGAAGCCGGTTGATATTCATGAGGGGATTGATAGCACGTTGCTAATTTTGCAGCATCGCTTGAAAGCAAAACCGGAGAGTCCCACGATTAAATTAGTCAAAGAATATGGTGAGCTTCCCTTAGTAGAGTGCTATGCTGGGCCGCTAAATCAGGTATTCATGAATGTTTTAAGCAATGCGATCGATGCTCTAGAAGATTATAGAGTGTCTACAGCACAACCTCATAGCAGTCAAATTACCATTCGGACTGCGATCGCAGAAATGGATGGTAATGTTAAAAGCGTAATAATTCGCATTGCAGACAATGGGCCAGGAATACCAGAAACTATAAAGGCCAGAATTTGCGACCCATTTTTTACTACTAAGCCGGTGGGAAGAGGCACTGGTTTAGGGTTATCAATTAGTTATCAAATTATTGTAGATAAACACGGTGGTATGTTTAAATGTGATTCTCAGCCGGGGTTAGGTACAGAATTTTGGATTGAAATTCCAGTAATACAAGTTACCAAATCATAG
- a CDS encoding TRC40/GET3/ArsA family transport-energizing ATPase, translating into MRVILMTGKGGVGKTSVAAATGLRCAELGYQTLVLSTDPAHSLADSFDIELGHAPQKIRPNLWGAELDALQELEGNWGAVKRYITQVLQARGLDGVQAEELAILPGMDEIFGLVRMKRHYDEGEFDVLIIDSAPTGTALRLLSLPEVGGWYMRRFYKPFQNISVALRPLVEPFFRPIAGFSLPDKEVMDAPYEFYEQIEALEKVLTDNTQTSVRLVTNPEKMVIKESLRAHAYLSLYNVATDLVVANRIIPREVQDPFFQRWKESQEQYRQEIHDNFHPLPVKEVPLFSEEMCGLAALERLKETLYKDEDPTQVYYKETTMRVVQEEKQYSLEIYLPGIPKNQVHLSKNGDELNITIGNHRRNLVLPQALAALQPGGAKMEDDYLKIRFSDNIRV; encoded by the coding sequence ATGCGTGTAATTTTGATGACTGGTAAAGGTGGCGTGGGCAAAACTTCCGTCGCTGCTGCAACTGGACTCCGTTGTGCGGAACTGGGCTATCAGACATTGGTTTTAAGTACAGATCCCGCTCACTCTCTGGCAGACAGTTTTGACATAGAACTAGGACATGCACCCCAAAAAATTCGCCCAAATCTGTGGGGTGCAGAACTGGATGCGCTGCAAGAACTAGAAGGAAACTGGGGTGCTGTAAAACGTTATATTACCCAAGTTTTACAAGCAAGGGGTTTAGACGGTGTACAGGCAGAAGAATTGGCAATTTTACCAGGCATGGATGAGATTTTTGGCTTGGTAAGGATGAAACGCCATTACGACGAAGGTGAGTTTGATGTTTTAATTATCGACTCAGCCCCAACTGGTACTGCACTACGCTTGCTGAGTTTACCTGAAGTTGGTGGCTGGTATATGCGCCGTTTTTACAAACCATTTCAAAACATCTCGGTGGCACTTCGCCCTCTGGTTGAACCTTTTTTTAGACCAATTGCTGGTTTTTCGCTACCAGATAAAGAGGTAATGGATGCACCTTATGAGTTTTATGAACAAATTGAAGCCCTAGAAAAAGTATTAACAGACAATACTCAAACTTCTGTGCGTCTTGTCACCAATCCCGAAAAAATGGTAATTAAAGAGTCTCTGCGGGCCCATGCTTATTTGAGTTTGTATAATGTTGCAACAGATTTAGTTGTGGCTAATCGAATTATTCCCCGTGAAGTCCAAGACCCATTTTTCCAACGCTGGAAGGAAAGTCAGGAGCAATATCGCCAGGAAATTCATGATAATTTTCATCCTCTACCTGTGAAAGAAGTCCCACTTTTTTCTGAAGAGATGTGTGGATTAGCTGCATTAGAACGCCTGAAAGAAACTCTTTATAAAGATGAAGATCCGACTCAGGTTTACTACAAAGAAACGACTATGAGAGTCGTACAGGAAGAAAAACAATACAGTTTGGAAATTTATTTACCTGGTATTCCTAAAAACCAAGTTCATCTCAGTAAGAATGGAGACGAATTAAACATTACCATTGGCAACCACCGTCGGAACTTAGTTTTGCCACAAGCCTTAGCAGCACTACAACCAGGAGGCGCAAAGATGGAAGACGACTATCTAAAAATTCGCTTTAGTGACAATATAAGAGTTTAA
- a CDS encoding peptidoglycan-binding protein, with amino-acid sequence MLDLFISTYLIFVKQDTLNGSLVAKEAKSMTVSSPEVIRHLLIGLGYLAPEIDPNPDLTKFAPWKRNNNSLTDDPTEEAIKKFQKQYSQRLVVNGNADAETRSVMEETVKGLQNRLKFHGFATNTEIPSDKPFYGPATYTAVKKFQKSQGLTENGIATIEQRQILQQPTLTDKPQSPPQTQVKLIDLCFQFKKNPQNPSYIAALNNLQQNLPKDVLHKVTNKWRGTNDQNPEIVKLTNLFTYYDDNNQNHRDALSHLQSQITPAVYKEFISLWNKK; translated from the coding sequence ATGTTAGATTTATTTATTTCTACTTACTTAATTTTTGTAAAACAAGATACATTAAATGGTAGTTTAGTCGCAAAGGAAGCAAAAAGTATGACCGTTAGTAGCCCTGAAGTCATCCGTCATCTATTGATTGGGCTGGGATATTTAGCTCCTGAAATTGACCCTAACCCCGATCTGACAAAATTCGCTCCCTGGAAGCGGAATAACAACTCTTTAACAGACGATCCGACCGAAGAAGCCATTAAAAAGTTTCAGAAACAATACTCACAAAGACTTGTGGTTAATGGTAACGCCGATGCTGAGACTAGAAGTGTAATGGAAGAGACAGTTAAAGGACTTCAGAATCGATTGAAGTTTCACGGGTTCGCAACCAATACCGAAATCCCTTCAGACAAGCCTTTTTATGGGCCAGCCACTTATACCGCAGTCAAGAAATTTCAGAAATCTCAGGGTTTAACTGAAAATGGCATTGCCACTATTGAACAGCGGCAAATTCTCCAGCAACCTACTCTCACAGATAAACCCCAGTCGCCTCCCCAGACACAAGTTAAGTTGATAGATTTGTGTTTCCAATTTAAAAAGAATCCTCAAAATCCTTCTTACATCGCAGCCCTAAATAACTTACAACAAAATCTACCCAAGGATGTTTTACACAAAGTTACTAACAAATGGAGGGGCACAAACGATCAAAATCCTGAGATTGTCAAGCTGACGAATTTGTTTACTTATTATGATGACAATAATCAAAATCATCGAGATGCCCTAAGTCACCTACAGAGTCAGATCACCCCAGCCGTCTATAAAGAATTTATTAGTCTTTGGAATAAGAAGTAA